The Rhodothermus marinus DSM 4252 DNA segment GCTGGTCGTCGATCAGTAGAACCGTGACTGCCTCGGCCATGGGGTGAAAGAACGCCTTTTTTTTTCAGGAAAAAAGCAAACGGCGCTTTCATCCCCAATACGTAGGGTTACGGAAAGCGCGTTCAGGGCCGGCGCGGCTGGACCAGCCCGCGCTGCACGGCATAGTGGATCAGTTCGGCCTGGCTGTGGATGTCCAGTTTGGCCATCAGGTTTTCCCGATGTTTCTCGACGGTGCGGGGGCTGATGAAAAGCCGCTCGGCGATCTCACGGCTGGTGTACCCCTCGGCGGTCAGGTGCAGGATCTGGCGTTCCCGATCGGTCAGCGTTTCGTAGGGATCGCGGAGGTCCTGCGGCGCTTCGGCCTGCGCCAGCAGGCGTTCCGAAAGCGGCGCACTCAGATAGCGGCGTCCCTGATAAAGCGCTTCCAGCGCCTGGACCAGTTCTTCTACCGGGCTGCCCTTCAACACGTAGGCCATGGCTCCGCCGCGCAGCGCCTCGACGACGTAGGCGTCGTCGTCGTACATGGACAGCACGAGCACGCGCATCGAGCGTGCCCGCCGACGGGCCTGGCGGAGCACTTCCAGCCCGTTCAACCCTTTCAGCGAAAGATCCAGCAGGAGCAGTCGCGGCTGGTGGGTTTCGATGAGCTGCAGGGCCTCCAGTCCGTCGCCGGTTTCGGCCACGACCTGACATCCCTGTCGCTCCAGCAGCGTCCGCAGTCCCTGGCGGACGATGGGATGATCCTCGACAATGATGGCCGTCCAGTTATTCCTGTTCATCGCGATACTTCGGTTGAGATCAGACGATCGGCTTCTTCCGGAAGTGGCAACAGGGCCTTCAGGCGGGTACCCTGTCCGGGTTGACTTGCAATTTCTAACCGACCACCCAGCAATTCGATCCGTTCTCGCATGGCCGTTAGTCCCATGGATCGTCCGGTGGCAAAAGCCTGTTCGGGGTCGAACCCCACTCCCTGATCTTCGACGACCAGCAGAAGTTCCCGATCGGTAAGCCGGAGCTGCACGGCAACTTCCTCGGTCTGCGCATGCCGGGCCACGTTGGTCAGCGCTTCCTGCACGAAGCGGTAGGCCGTCAACTCGATCAGCTCCGGCAGGCGAAGCTCGGGCTCCAGCTCGGTGTGCAGGTGCACCCGGATGCCCGTCTGTTTCTGGTAGCGCTCGATGTAAGCCTGCAGCGCCCCCACCAGTCCCAGCTCGTCAAGCAGCGGCGGGCGAAGCTGAAGCGTGAGCTGGCGAATTTCCTGGCTGAGTCGGTCGATCAGCGCGCGGGCTTCCTGCAGGTTCTGCGCCAGCGTCTGCTGCGTTTCCGACACGTCCGTCTGCGCCATCCCCAGGCAGAGTTGCGCCGACGTCAGCAGGGCCCCCACCTCGTCGTGCAGCTCGCGGGCGATGCGGCGGCGTTCTTCTTCGTGGGCCACCAGCAGCTGCCGGGAAAGCCGGCGCAATTGCGCAAACAGACGGGCGTTCTGCAACATGACCGAAGCCAGCGCCGCCAGCGACTGCAGCAGGGCCCGCTCGTAGGAGGCGAAGGCATCGGCCCGCGTGAAGCTGTCCGCGCAGATCACGCCCTCCAGCCCCTGATCGGTGCGGATGGGCGCCACCAGCGCCGCCTTCAGGTCGCGAAGGGCCGGGACCGTGCGGGCCTGCAATGCGGCTGCCTCGACCGGGTCCAGCGTATCGACGGTCTCCAGGCGGGCCACCAGATCGGCCGTGAGCGGCAGCGGAAAGCCCGGCTTCAGGGTTTCGGGTCCACCATCTTTCTGCTCCAGTACGAACCGATCGCCGCGCCGCATCCAGAGCAGTACGGCCTCGGCCGACGGCACGATCTGTCGGACCGTCTTCACCAGCTCCGCCTGCAGTCGATCACAGTCGGTCGTCTCCCCCATGAGCTGCCGGCTGACCTCCAGCAGGCGCTCCAACCCCTCGCGATAGCGGGCATTCTCGCGGGCGATGCGGTTGCGCTCCGTGACGTCCTGCACGAGTACCAGCACGGCCGGCCGTCCCTCCCACTCGATCAGGTGCGAGTCGATCTCCACCTCCAGCAATCGCCCGTCTTTTGTCAGGTGCCGCCAGGGGCCCGAGTGTTTGAAGGGGCCACGCGGTGCCCAGGCGCTGGCAGCCACCTTCGGCCGATCTTCCTCCGGCCGAATGTCCAGAATGGTCATGCGCCGGAATTCTTCCGGACTGTAGCCGTAGAGTGCAACGGCTGCCTGGTTCACCGCCAGAAAACGCAGCGTCTCCAGATCATAGACCCACATCGGCCGGGGGTTGTGTTCGAAGAGCAGCCGGTAGTTCGCTTCCGATTCCTTCAGCCGCTCGGTCTGCTCCCGGAGCAGCCGGTGTCCCATCTCCATCAATCCGTAGAGCAACAGCGCTGAAAGCGTGACAAACAGCACGCCTTTGGCCGTCTGCCAGCGCGTGAGCGTGTCCGGGTCCACCCCGACCTGCAGCAGCAGGTGATCGGACAGGAGAATCCAGAGCAGCCCTGCGCTCCAGTAGATCAGTGCGATGCCAGCGGGATCGAGCCAGAAGCGCCATTTTTTTCGTTGCCTGCGCATGGGCGCTTGAACAACCGGGCAGAGTGGCCTATTTCTTTTATCAAATAAAAAATTATGAAAAAATGCAAGCTCTTTTTTTTGAAACGAAGCTGTCCAGAAAGCGCTTCCAACACGGCCTCTTATATGGAATCGCTGATGCACCGGAGCATGACGACGTAGCCCTCATGGGCCGAACATAATCCACGGACACGACACGGCGGGCACAGCGGCCCGCCTCTACGGGGTGGAAATGTGGTTCGTTCATCCGGTAGGGGTGCCCCGCCGCGTGCGCCCGGGCTTTCCGCCCGAGAAATAAGGCGCGGTTATGGGTTGCCCCATGATGCCCGGACAATCGCGCTACCGGGATCGAGCGTGTTCCAGGAGGTGCCGCAAGCGCTGGATCGCCTCCAGACAGGCGCGGCCGTTGTGGTAGGGCCCCTTCCAGAAGTCCACCTTGTCGTCGGGGTAGGGGGTGCCGTCGTCGCGCACGCGGGCAAACCATTCGCCCCCCTGCGTGTCACGCTGGCGCTTTCGGATGTAGCGCCAGACGCCTTCGGCCGCTTCGTAGAAGGCCACCTCGCCGCTTTCCTGATAGGCGTTCAGGAATCCCACCAGCGCTTCGGCCTGTGGCCACCAGTGCCGGTCGGTATCGAGACGGCCCTGCTCGTCGATCTCGTAGTAGAGGCTACCGTCCGGTGCCCGGCCTTCGGCCAGCGTGGCGCGGGCCAGATGCAGTGAAGCCTGCTGCACCCGCGGGCGCAACGTCGCCTGCCCCAGCACATCGACGGCTTCCAGAAGCAGCCAGCTTGTCTCGATGTCGTGCCCGAACGAGACGGCCCGCGAGCGCGGCCGCCAGCGCTCGTCGAAGAACAGGATGAGATGCCCGGTGGCCGGGTGGTAGATGGCCCGCAGGAACAGCTCGATCAGCGCCTGAAGCCGTACGGCCAGCTCCGCATCGGGCCAGACGCGATACAGGTTGGTGTAGGCCTCCAGCACGTGCAGGTGCGTGTTCATGCTGCGCGGCTCGGGCGCGTCCTTGGCGCTGAGCCGCACATCTTCGAGCGGCCGCCAGGCGCGATCGCAGGCTTCCACATAGCCGCCGTGCACCCGATCGGCGCAGTGGGCTTCGATCAGGCCATAGATCGCGCGGGCCAGCGCCAGCGCCGCTTCGTCGCCCGTGGCCCGGTGCCACTCGCTCAGGGCGTAGATGGCGAAGGACTGAGCGTAGACGTGCTTGCGGGTGTCCAGCGGACGGCCGTCGGCGGCCACCAGCCAGTAAACGCCGCCGTGGTCGGCGTCCACGAAGTGCCGGACGAAGTACCGGTAGGCATGCTCGGCCATCTCCCGATACAGCGGCGTGCCGAGCTGGCGGTAGGCCGCGGCAAACGTCCACAGGATCCGGGCGTTCAGGATCGCTCCGCGCGGGGCTTCCGGGTGGGGCCGGCCGTCCGGCCCCACCCGTCCCACAAACCCACCGTGCACCAGATCGGGCGTGCGCGTGGCCCAGAACTTCAGGATGTTCTCGGTCAGTTCTTCGTGGACCTCCGCCTGCAGCGCGCGCAGGCGCCGAACGTCCGGGATGGTTTCCGTGCTCACGGGCGCTTCAGCAGTTGCAGGTTCCGTCGGATGAGTTCCAGTCGCTGCTGCACGCAGACGGCCGAGCGGCCGCCGTCGGGCGGCGTGTGCATGACGTAATCCAGCAGCCGGTCGAGCGTCGAGGTCGCCACGTGGCAGCGCGTGTCGGACGAAGCGTAGTAGATCAGCACCCGGCCGTCGTCGTCCAGAATCCACCCGTTGCAGAAGAGTACGTTCGACACGTCGCCCACGCGTTCCTCGCCCTCCGGCGCCATGAAGTAACCACCCGGCGCATAGATCACGCGCCAGGGCTCGTCCAGCGCCGTCATGAACAGATAGAGCACGTAGCGCAGGCCGGCCGCCGTGTTACGCACGCCATGGGCCAGGTGCAGCCAGCCGTGCGGCGTCTTGATGGGCGGCGGTCCCAGGCCGTTTTTGGCTTCTTTGATGGTGTGGTAGACGCGGGGATCGACAATGCGCTCTTCTGTGATGACCGGATTCGTGATGTCCGCACACAGTCCCCAGCCGATACCGCCCCCTGATCCAGCCTCAATGAAATCGTCCTGCGGTCGGGTGTAGAAAGCGTATTTGCCGTCGACGAACTCCGGGTGCAGCACGCAGTTGCGCTGCTGGGGCGAGGGCGTCTTCAGATCCGGCAACCGCTCCCACGTTTTCAGGTCCTTCGTACGGGCGATGCCGCACTGGGCCATGGCCGCGGTCGTGTCGGTGGGTGGTGCCTTCGGGTCTTTGCGTTCGGTGCAGAACACCCCGTAGATCCAGCCGTCCTCGTGCAGGGTCAGGCGCATGTCGTAAACGTTGACGTCCGGATCGTCCGTCTCTGGCAGCACGATCGGTTCGTCCCAGAAGCGGAAGTTGTCGATGCCGTTGGGACTTTCGGCCACGGCAAAGAACGACTTGCGATCGACGCCCTCCACGCGCGCCACGAGCAGGTAGCGGTCGCCCAGCTTGATGGCCCCCGGATTGAACACCGCGTTGATCCCCATGCGCTCCATGAGGTAGGGGTTCGTCTCCGGGTTCAGGTCGTAGCGCCAGAAGATGGGCGTGTGGGCGGCCGTCAGGACCGGATAGCGGTAGCGCGTGATGATGCCGTTGCCGTCGGGCAGCGGCTCGTTCGGGCGCGTAATAAGCTCTTCGTAAGCGGCTTCCAGTCGTTTCAGACGCAACGCAAACGCCTCGGTCGGTGCCATTCGCACTTCCATAGCACTCCGTTCTCTTTTGATCAGACAGTTCAACCGGCAGACATTCCCACCGGGCGGGCGGTTTTCGTGGCATACTGCTCCAGATCGCGCGGATAGTCTTCCATGCGATCGTACCAGTTGTATTTCAGGAAAATCGAGCAGGCCACGATCAGCCCGGCGCAGATCAGCAGCTCGGTAGTGCGTTCCAGTACCAGATAGATCCCGGCGGCCGTCAGCGCCGTCTGCCAGACGATGCCCACGGCCACGTTCAGCATGTCGCGTTTGAAGTTCCGATTGGCTTCCAGCTCCGGAAATTCGGCGGCCAGCTTCTCGTGGATCGGCTTCCAGAAGCCCCAGGGGCGCACCTTCAGGTAAAAGTTTTTCAGCACTTCTTCGTCGTCGGGTGGTGTAAACAGACTGCCCGCAATGCAGCCGATCAGCGAGACGCCCAGAATAATCGGAAAGGTGTAGATGGTCGCCACGAAGGGCATCAGGGCCGGGACCACCATGGCGGCGATCATCCCGGCCACCATGCCCCAGAAGTACCCGTAGCTGTTGAAACGCCACCAGTGCCACTTGAGCAGGTTCGAAGCCGTGTAGCCGCCGTAGAGCGCCGCCACGATCCACTGGATAATGTCATTCAGCGAATAGACGAACAGCCCCACGGCCGTGCCGATCACCACCACGAGCAGCGAGGTGAGGTAGCTCATCCAGACGTAGGTTTTCTCGCTGGCGTGGGGGTTGATGTAGCGCTTGTAGATGTCGTTGACGATGTAAGCCGGGGCCGCGTTGACCGTCGCCGCATAGGTCGACATGAAAGCGGCCAGTAGCGCGGCAATCAGCAGCCCGGTCAGCCCGGAAGGCACAAACTCGCGCAGCGCAAAGGGCAGCACCAGTTCGAAATCGACGTTGGAGCCCATCGCGTTGAGTTCGTCGGAGAAGAACACGAGCGCCAGCACGGTCAGCCCCGTCACCAGCATGTAGCGCGGCACGAGCAACACGACGTTCACGAAGCCGCTCATCTTGGCCGCCTCGCGGGGCGTGCGGGCCGAAAGCACGCGCTGCATGTCGTAGTTGGGTGCCGGACCTGCCATCGCCTGCAGCACGCCCTTGAAGAGCATCATCATGAAAAAGGCCGAGAACAGCTCCCAGCCGTCGGCGGCAATTCTCTCCTGCGCGGCGGGCATAAGGCGGGACCAGTCCAGATCCAGTTTCCAGCCGAAGAACGGATCGAACCAGCCGTCCGGCACCACGGCCGCCACCATCTCCGGTGAGATGCGCTGCATGGCGATGATGCCCACAGCCACGCAGCCGATCGTCATGATGAAAAACTGCAGCACTTCGGTAGCCACCACGCTGAACATGCCGCCCTTGACCACATAGATCGTGGTCAGCGCCGTGATGATCAGACCGTAGAGGTGCATGTTCGTGACCGGATCGTCGGAGAGTTTCCAGGGCAGAAACGTGGCGGCAAACTTGCCGATACCGATAAACCCGTAGGCCAGAAAGCCAATGACGTTGAAGATGGCAAACAGCACCACGATCAGATGGGCCAGCTGCGCCCCACGGCCCGTCCCGAAACGAAAGGTGATCCACTCGGCACCGGTCATCACCCCGGACCGTCGCAACCAGATCGACAGATAGACCATCAGGAAGATCTGGTTGAAGACGGGCCAGAGCCAGGGAATCCAGATGCTCTTCAGTCCATAGACGAAAAGCAGGTAAACCATCCACATGGTACCGCTGATGTCGAACATGCCCGAGGCGTTCGACAGGCTCAGCATGTACCAGGGGATGCGGTTACCCCCCAGGAAGTAGTGACGAATACTGGAAGCCGCGTGCTTTGAAATCCAGATGCCGATCCCGACGGTGATCAGCCCGTAGGCCAGAATGATGAGCAGGTCGAGCGTGGTAAGGTGCAATTCCATGATCCGTTAGCAGCGCACTTCGATCAAGATCACCCTGCTGAAAGGGACCGGGAGCAGCGACCGGCCCGGCTTTTACCGTTCCGAGCCGACCGCTGCTCCCTTCCCCTGTCGCACAATGCCACAGAGCCCGGGGTCACTTCAGCAGCGTCATGCGCCGCACCAGTTGCCCGTCCGGCGTCTCCAGGCGGTAGAAGTACAGGCCGCTCGAGAGTCCCTGCGGCTCGAAGCGCACGGCATGCGTGCCGGCAGGCATTTCCCGATCCACGAGCCGGGCCACTTCGCGGCCCAGCAGGTCATAGACCACCAGCCGCACCTTGCCCGGCTGCGGGAGCGTGTAGCGGATGGTGGTCGCTTTGTGGAACGGGTTCGGGTAGTTCTGCTCCAGCACGTAGCCTTCCGGCAGCGTGCTGCTTTCGGTCGCGACAATGTCCTGCTCGTAGTAGAGCACGATCACGTAGTCGATCAGCAGCCCGCCGCTGGCGCTGGTCACGGTGAGCGTGTGCGTGCCGGCGCTGAGCCGCACCGTCTTGGATGCCGTCTGGAACTTGAAGCGCGGCGACTGGAGTTCGGAGGCCGAGGTCCCCGTGACTGCCGGGAACGACAGCTCGGCGGCCTGCTGCCCATCGACCAGCAGCGTACCGGTAGCGCCCGTCTCGGCCTGGTAGAAGATGCGGGCCAGGCCGTTGCGGACGTTGTCCGGCACTTCCAGCGTCCAGGTCACGCTACCGCCTGCGTCCAGCGAGGCTGCCTGCAGCCCGGAGGGGCAGAAGGCTTCCGGATCGTCGCACTCGATGCGGGCGGCCGTAAGCTCTTCGGCGTTGGCCGGCGTGAGCGTGGCGACCACCTCGCCCGAGGAGACCTGCACGACTTCGACCGTGGAGAACCACTGCCAGCCCCACGACGGTGCAATTTCCAGCGTGTGCTCACCGGCCGTCAGCGTCAGCGAGCCTGCCACCAGATCGCTCTGGCGGATTTCCACCCACGC contains these protein-coding regions:
- a CDS encoding response regulator, yielding MNRNNWTAIIVEDHPIVRQGLRTLLERQGCQVVAETGDGLEALQLIETHQPRLLLLDLSLKGLNGLEVLRQARRRARSMRVLVLSMYDDDAYVVEALRGGAMAYVLKGSPVEELVQALEALYQGRRYLSAPLSERLLAQAEAPQDLRDPYETLTDRERQILHLTAEGYTSREIAERLFISPRTVEKHRENLMAKLDIHSQAELIHYAVQRGLVQPRRP
- a CDS encoding PAS domain-containing sensor histidine kinase, whose translation is MRRQRKKWRFWLDPAGIALIYWSAGLLWILLSDHLLLQVGVDPDTLTRWQTAKGVLFVTLSALLLYGLMEMGHRLLREQTERLKESEANYRLLFEHNPRPMWVYDLETLRFLAVNQAAVALYGYSPEEFRRMTILDIRPEEDRPKVAASAWAPRGPFKHSGPWRHLTKDGRLLEVEIDSHLIEWEGRPAVLVLVQDVTERNRIARENARYREGLERLLEVSRQLMGETTDCDRLQAELVKTVRQIVPSAEAVLLWMRRGDRFVLEQKDGGPETLKPGFPLPLTADLVARLETVDTLDPVEAAALQARTVPALRDLKAALVAPIRTDQGLEGVICADSFTRADAFASYERALLQSLAALASVMLQNARLFAQLRRLSRQLLVAHEEERRRIARELHDEVGALLTSAQLCLGMAQTDVSETQQTLAQNLQEARALIDRLSQEIRQLTLQLRPPLLDELGLVGALQAYIERYQKQTGIRVHLHTELEPELRLPELIELTAYRFVQEALTNVARHAQTEEVAVQLRLTDRELLLVVEDQGVGFDPEQAFATGRSMGLTAMRERIELLGGRLEIASQPGQGTRLKALLPLPEEADRLISTEVSR
- a CDS encoding AGE family epimerase/isomerase, with translation MSTETIPDVRRLRALQAEVHEELTENILKFWATRTPDLVHGGFVGRVGPDGRPHPEAPRGAILNARILWTFAAAYRQLGTPLYREMAEHAYRYFVRHFVDADHGGVYWLVAADGRPLDTRKHVYAQSFAIYALSEWHRATGDEAALALARAIYGLIEAHCADRVHGGYVEACDRAWRPLEDVRLSAKDAPEPRSMNTHLHVLEAYTNLYRVWPDAELAVRLQALIELFLRAIYHPATGHLILFFDERWRPRSRAVSFGHDIETSWLLLEAVDVLGQATLRPRVQQASLHLARATLAEGRAPDGSLYYEIDEQGRLDTDRHWWPQAEALVGFLNAYQESGEVAFYEAAEGVWRYIRKRQRDTQGGEWFARVRDDGTPYPDDKVDFWKGPYHNGRACLEAIQRLRHLLEHARSR
- a CDS encoding glycoside hydrolase family 130 protein is translated as MEVRMAPTEAFALRLKRLEAAYEELITRPNEPLPDGNGIITRYRYPVLTAAHTPIFWRYDLNPETNPYLMERMGINAVFNPGAIKLGDRYLLVARVEGVDRKSFFAVAESPNGIDNFRFWDEPIVLPETDDPDVNVYDMRLTLHEDGWIYGVFCTERKDPKAPPTDTTAAMAQCGIARTKDLKTWERLPDLKTPSPQQRNCVLHPEFVDGKYAFYTRPQDDFIEAGSGGGIGWGLCADITNPVITEERIVDPRVYHTIKEAKNGLGPPPIKTPHGWLHLAHGVRNTAAGLRYVLYLFMTALDEPWRVIYAPGGYFMAPEGEERVGDVSNVLFCNGWILDDDGRVLIYYASSDTRCHVATSTLDRLLDYVMHTPPDGGRSAVCVQQRLELIRRNLQLLKRP
- a CDS encoding sodium:solute symporter family protein; its protein translation is MHLTTLDLLIILAYGLITVGIGIWISKHAASSIRHYFLGGNRIPWYMLSLSNASGMFDISGTMWMVYLLFVYGLKSIWIPWLWPVFNQIFLMVYLSIWLRRSGVMTGAEWITFRFGTGRGAQLAHLIVVLFAIFNVIGFLAYGFIGIGKFAATFLPWKLSDDPVTNMHLYGLIITALTTIYVVKGGMFSVVATEVLQFFIMTIGCVAVGIIAMQRISPEMVAAVVPDGWFDPFFGWKLDLDWSRLMPAAQERIAADGWELFSAFFMMMLFKGVLQAMAGPAPNYDMQRVLSARTPREAAKMSGFVNVVLLVPRYMLVTGLTVLALVFFSDELNAMGSNVDFELVLPFALREFVPSGLTGLLIAALLAAFMSTYAATVNAAPAYIVNDIYKRYINPHASEKTYVWMSYLTSLLVVVIGTAVGLFVYSLNDIIQWIVAALYGGYTASNLLKWHWWRFNSYGYFWGMVAGMIAAMVVPALMPFVATIYTFPIILGVSLIGCIAGSLFTPPDDEEVLKNFYLKVRPWGFWKPIHEKLAAEFPELEANRNFKRDMLNVAVGIVWQTALTAAGIYLVLERTTELLICAGLIVACSIFLKYNWYDRMEDYPRDLEQYATKTARPVGMSAG
- a CDS encoding T9SS type A sorting domain-containing protein; translation: MVMENNTNLEVQLANAPTTQEVYNLMQQFISQWISEAPTPWALVVWDPGRDPDPKANIWPVPEGFSYSHPQLESAGTDGLPLGDLNWFPDALQDYLANRDAYIQAIEEMAGGAPEQPVDQVLVEGEDGAIENGSVYTYEGFVGFFFEGSGRAFWRFTVPEDGEYMLRVQTNMGNETERGQHIRIDGIGLQNTNTYGEFFFCSTNSTNAECKFNLEPNTWAWVEIRQSDLVAGSLTLTAGEHTLEIAPSWGWQWFSTVEVVQVSSGEVVATLTPANAEELTAARIECDDPEAFCPSGLQAASLDAGGSVTWTLEVPDNVRNGLARIFYQAETGATGTLLVDGQQAAELSFPAVTGTSASELQSPRFKFQTASKTVRLSAGTHTLTVTSASGGLLIDYVIVLYYEQDIVATESSTLPEGYVLEQNYPNPFHKATTIRYTLPQPGKVRLVVYDLLGREVARLVDREMPAGTHAVRFEPQGLSSGLYFYRLETPDGQLVRRMTLLK